A section of the Papio anubis isolate 15944 chromosome 16, Panubis1.0, whole genome shotgun sequence genome encodes:
- the SYS1 gene encoding protein SYS1 homolog isoform X1 codes for MAGQFRSYVWDPLLILSQIVLMQTVYYGSLGLWLALVDGLVRSSPSLDQMFDAEILGFSTPPGRLSMMSFILNALT; via the exons ATGGCGGGTCAGTTCCGCAGCTACGTGTGGGACCCGCTGCTGATCCTGTCGCAGATCGTCCTCATGCAGACCGTGTATTATGGCTCGCTGGGCCTGTGGCTGGCGCTGGTGGACGGACTAGTGCGAAGCAGCCCCTCGCTGGACCAGATGTTCGACGCCGAG ATCCTGGGCTTTTCCACCCCTCCAGGCCGGCTCTCCATGATGTCCTTCATCCTCAACGCCCTCACCTG a
- the SYS1 gene encoding protein SYS1 homolog encodes MAGQFRSYVWDPLLILSQIVLMQTVYYGSLGLWLALVDGLVRSSPSLDQMFDAEILGFSTPPGRLSMMSFILNALTCALGLLYFIRRGKQCLDFTVTVHFFHLLGCWFYSSRFPSALTWWLVQAVCIALMAVIGEYLCMRTELKEIPLNSAPKSNV; translated from the exons ATGGCGGGTCAGTTCCGCAGCTACGTGTGGGACCCGCTGCTGATCCTGTCGCAGATCGTCCTCATGCAGACCGTGTATTATGGCTCGCTGGGCCTGTGGCTGGCGCTGGTGGACGGACTAGTGCGAAGCAGCCCCTCGCTGGACCAGATGTTCGACGCCGAG ATCCTGGGCTTTTCCACCCCTCCAGGCCGGCTCTCCATGATGTCCTTCATCCTCAACGCCCTCACCTG TGCCCTGGGCTTGCTGTACTTCATCCGGCGAGGAAAGCAGTGTCTGGATTTCACTGTCACTGTCCATTTCTTTCACCTCCTGGGCTGCTGGTTCTACAGCTCCCGTTTCCCCTCGGCGCTGACCTGGTGGCTGGTCCAAGCCGTGTGCATTGCACTCATGGCTGTCATCGGGGAGTACCTGTGCATGCGGACGGAGCTCAAGGAGATACCCCTCAACTCAGCCCCTAAATCCAATGTCTAG